The Bacteroidota bacterium DNA segment AATGTATTATTTTACTATTACTATGTTAGGGTCTATCGAACTCGGTCCGGTTGTGGGTGGTTATTTAGGACTTCTATTAGTCGGTGGAGTTTTCATCAGCATTGGAGTGTTTGGTTCAACTCTTACTGAAAATCAAGTTGTAGCTTTCATCGTCAGTTTTTTGTTAGTATTTATACTATTTATTCTTGATAAAATTTTATTATTTGTTCCCGGCGGTCTCGCTTCAATATTCGAATATCTTAGTATCGATTATCATTTCTCAAATATCGCACGCGGCGTAATCGACACACGCGACCTGATTTACTATTTCTCAGCAATCGGTATTATGATATATCTGAGCACAATAATTCTTAGCAAAAGACGTTGGGCATAAAATCGGAAGGTTATAAAATGAGTAAAAAAAGACAACAAGTATTACTACAAATATTATTGGTAGTCGGGATAATTGTTTTCATAAACATTATTTCAGTACGGATATTTACACGTCTCGATTTAACAAGTTCGAAGGCATATTCACTTTCAGATGCGAGTAAAAAGCTTGTTCAATCCCTTGAAGATAATTTTTTAGTAAAAGTTTATTTCACGGCCGAATTACCCGCTCCTTACAATAACAACAGACGAATGTTAAAAGATCAGCTGGATGATTACCGGGCTTACTCGAAAGGAAATTTTCAATATGAATTCATCGACCCGTCTGCTAATCCTGAACTAGAACAAGAAGCTCAAAGGTATCAAATTCCCCCCGTTCAAGTGCAAGTTGTTAAAGATGATAAACTTCAGATCGAAAAAGCTTATATGGGGCTTGTATTTTTGTATGGAGATAAGCAGGAACATATTCCTGTAATTCAAAATCTTGATAAATTGGAATACGAGATAAGCTCAAGGCTGAAAAAATTAACTTCTCATACTCAGTATAAAATCGGATTTCTTACAGGCCACGGTGAACCGAGTTTCGAACAGATGAAACAATTACAACAAACTCTAAGCGACATGTATGAATTAGTTCCTGTTTCTATCGCTAACGGTCAAGAACTTGCTTCCGATATTTCAGCTTTAGTTATTGTTGCACCGAACCAGAGTTTCACTGAAACCGACAAATATATCATAGATCAGTATTTGATGAGAGGTGGGAAAATTGCATTTTTCATAAACCAGATAGATGCTTCGCTGCAAAAACAGACAGGGCAAGCGCTATCATTAAACATCGAAGACCTTATCGAAAGTTATGGAGTTCGCATTAACGCTGATATGGTTCGTGATGCACGATGCGCTAATGTTACAATTCAACAGCAATCCGGATTTATGACTTTCCAAAGTCAAGTCCCGTTCCCTTATCTCCCCATTGGAAGTGAATTCAACCCAAACAGTGTAATTGTAAAAAATTTGGGACCGGTAATATTTCATTTCGTCAGTTCGATAGATACAAGTTTTGCAAAAGCCAAAGGTTTAAATGCAACTGTTTTGTTATCATCGTCGAACAAAGCCGGACGTATGCAAGGTATGTTTTTAATTAATCCTACAATGCCATTTACTGCCGATATGTTTACAGAACAGTTTATCCCACTTGCAGTTTCAGTTGAAGGTAGTTTTAAGAGCTTGTTCGCTGGTAAAAATGTTTCGCTCGATTCACTTGCAAAGCACGCGATTGATCAAACTAAAAAGTTAACTTCGAGTGTTCAAACTAAAA contains these protein-coding regions:
- a CDS encoding ABC transporter permease subunit, whose product is MDNIKTIFAKELRSFFDSPMAYIIIVVFVGLLGWFFTSSLFLANISTLRTFFETAPFLLLFFGPAITMRLISEEKKAGTIELLATKPIKDFEIIIGKFLAGWALYAIALVPTLMYYFTITMLGSIELGPVVGGYLGLLLVGGVFISIGVFGSTLTENQVVAFIVSFLLVFILFILDKILLFVPGGLASIFEYLSIDYHFSNIARGVIDTRDLIYYFSAIGIMIYLSTIILSKRRWA
- a CDS encoding Gldg family protein; amino-acid sequence: MSKKRQQVLLQILLVVGIIVFINIISVRIFTRLDLTSSKAYSLSDASKKLVQSLEDNFLVKVYFTAELPAPYNNNRRMLKDQLDDYRAYSKGNFQYEFIDPSANPELEQEAQRYQIPPVQVQVVKDDKLQIEKAYMGLVFLYGDKQEHIPVIQNLDKLEYEISSRLKKLTSHTQYKIGFLTGHGEPSFEQMKQLQQTLSDMYELVPVSIANGQELASDISALVIVAPNQSFTETDKYIIDQYLMRGGKIAFFINQIDASLQKQTGQALSLNIEDLIESYGVRINADMVRDARCANVTIQQQSGFMTFQSQVPFPYLPIGSEFNPNSVIVKNLGPVIFHFVSSIDTSFAKAKGLNATVLLSSSNKAGRMQGMFLINPTMPFTADMFTEQFIPLAVSVEGSFKSLFAGKNVSLDSLAKHAIDQTKKLTSSVQTKIVVVGDGDFIQDTYAGTKDNMVFANNLIDWLVDDIGLASIRTKELAVKPLDEVSDGTRTFVKSLNLVVPPLIIVLIGIVRWRLRVSRRKRIEMSI